A window from Gammaproteobacteria bacterium encodes these proteins:
- a CDS encoding CoA-acylating methylmalonate-semialdehyde dehydrogenase: MSVRRIPMIINGQKVESTSGKWIDVVNPATQEVVAQVPFATLDEVDSAIENAHEAFQSWKKVPLGQRMRIMLKLQFLIRENTSKLAELITLEHGKTLPDAEGEVARGLEVVEHACSITSLQLGEMASNVAGNVDVHTLHKPLGVGAGITAFNFPVMLPCFMFPLAIATGNTFVLKPSEQDPSASLLLAELALEAGVPPGVLNVVHGGPEVANRLCEHPLIKAVSFIGSTNVGTHIYQNASAHNKRAQCMMGAKNHCIIMPDSDKDQAINNILGAAYGAAGQRCMANSVVILVGETRQWVDEIAKRSHEMKVGPGTDRSADLGPVITPQAKQRIIKLIDSGVEQGANLMVDGRNCVVAGYEKGNFVGPTMFSGVTTEMDIYTQEIFGPALLVLEADTFEQAIEIINANPNGNGASIFTNSGYYAQRFENEADAGQLGVNIPIPVPVAYFSFTGSRGSKLGDLGPNGKQAIAFWTQTKTVSTRWFAPGQDAGAVNTTISM; the protein is encoded by the coding sequence ATGTCAGTTCGCCGCATTCCAATGATCATCAACGGTCAAAAAGTTGAGTCCACGTCAGGCAAGTGGATTGATGTCGTTAATCCCGCAACTCAAGAAGTCGTTGCACAGGTCCCCTTTGCGACACTTGACGAAGTAGATAGTGCGATTGAAAATGCCCATGAGGCCTTTCAGTCGTGGAAAAAAGTGCCGCTGGGTCAGCGCATGCGGATCATGCTAAAGCTGCAATTTTTAATCCGTGAAAACACCAGTAAACTCGCTGAATTAATTACTTTAGAGCATGGTAAAACCCTGCCAGATGCCGAAGGTGAAGTCGCCCGTGGTTTAGAAGTAGTTGAACATGCTTGCTCGATTACTTCGTTACAGCTGGGTGAAATGGCCAGCAATGTTGCCGGCAATGTTGACGTGCATACCTTGCACAAGCCACTAGGCGTGGGCGCTGGTATTACCGCCTTTAATTTCCCGGTAATGTTGCCTTGTTTTATGTTTCCGCTGGCTATCGCAACCGGTAATACGTTTGTGCTCAAACCCTCGGAACAAGATCCATCCGCCTCTTTATTATTGGCTGAACTTGCGCTAGAAGCTGGTGTGCCACCGGGTGTATTAAATGTCGTGCACGGCGGCCCAGAAGTGGCTAACCGTTTGTGTGAGCACCCATTAATTAAAGCCGTATCATTTATTGGCTCGACTAATGTTGGCACCCATATTTACCAAAATGCCAGTGCCCACAATAAACGAGCGCAATGTATGATGGGTGCTAAAAACCATTGTATTATCATGCCAGATAGCGATAAAGATCAGGCAATCAATAATATTCTTGGCGCAGCCTATGGCGCGGCAGGACAACGCTGTATGGCAAATTCAGTGGTTATTTTAGTCGGTGAAACCCGTCAGTGGGTTGACGAAATAGCCAAACGTAGCCATGAAATGAAGGTCGGCCCAGGCACAGATCGCAGCGCCGATTTAGGCCCAGTGATAACGCCACAAGCCAAACAGCGGATCATTAAACTCATTGATTCTGGTGTTGAGCAAGGCGCCAATTTAATGGTTGATGGGCGTAATTGTGTGGTGGCTGGTTATGAAAAAGGTAATTTTGTCGGTCCAACCATGTTTAGTGGCGTAACCACCGAGATGGATATTTATACCCAAGAAATCTTTGGCCCAGCACTGTTAGTTTTAGAAGCCGATACCTTTGAACAAGCTATCGAAATCATTAATGCCAACCCGAACGGCAATGGTGCTTCAATATTTACTAACTCAGGATATTACGCTCAGCGTTTTGAAAATGAAGCTGATGCCGGTCAATTAGGCGTTAATATTCCGATTCCGGTGCCCGTTGCATACTTTAGCTTTACCGGTTCACGCGGCTCTAAATTGGGTGATTTGGGCCCGAACGGTAAGCAAGCAATTGCTTTCTGGACCCAGACTAAAACTGTCTCGACGCGTTGGTTTGCCCCAGGACAAGATGCCGGCGCGGTGAATACCACGATCAGCATGTAA
- a CDS encoding LysR family transcriptional regulator, translating into MNWDDLKVFLEVARAETLSLAAKRLKLDSSTVSRRVHKLESLLETQLFDRGAGGHTLTRDGHELLKTAIVIEQKTQSALEILQGRNLQEQGNVRLGTTDAFGSFFIAPNLGGFFNSHPNITVDLLPLQRFVKLTQHEADLAVTIEKPKNELLVVSKLSDYRLRMYASKRYVAEHGEISNLEQLSQHSLIGYVDDLLFSDQLSYLNHYLSDIEPIFRSTSVISQFSAVEQGLGVAILPCFLADKSDQLVRVLDQINLTRSFWIAAPSDRMRLARVSHLWHYLKQTAQDSQDILMGT; encoded by the coding sequence ATGAACTGGGATGATTTAAAAGTGTTTTTAGAAGTGGCCAGAGCAGAGACCTTATCCTTAGCCGCTAAAAGATTAAAATTAGATTCATCAACAGTTTCAAGAAGGGTCCATAAACTAGAGTCGTTATTGGAGACACAATTATTTGACCGCGGTGCGGGCGGCCACACCTTAACCCGTGATGGTCATGAATTACTAAAGACAGCGATTGTGATTGAACAGAAGACACAAAGCGCTCTTGAAATTTTGCAAGGAAGAAACCTGCAGGAGCAGGGCAATGTTAGGCTCGGCACGACGGATGCTTTTGGTAGTTTTTTTATCGCGCCAAATCTTGGCGGGTTTTTCAACAGCCATCCTAATATCACCGTTGATTTATTGCCGCTACAGCGTTTTGTTAAATTAACTCAACATGAAGCTGATTTGGCGGTAACGATTGAAAAGCCTAAAAATGAGCTGTTAGTTGTTTCAAAATTGTCGGATTACCGTTTGCGGATGTATGCCAGTAAACGCTATGTAGCAGAGCATGGTGAGATTAGTAACCTGGAGCAATTGAGTCAGCATTCGTTGATTGGTTATGTTGATGATTTACTGTTTAGCGATCAACTGAGTTACTTAAATCATTACTTGAGTGATATCGAACCTATTTTTAGAAGTACCAGTGTTATTTCGCAATTTAGCGCGGTTGAGCAGGGATTAGGAGTGGCAATTTTACCCTGTTTTTTAGCGGATAAATCAGACCAATTAGTGCGGGTGCTCGATCAGATCAATCTTACTCGCAGTTTTTGGATTGCTGCGCCCAGTGATCGGATGCGTCTAGCTAGAGTTAGTCATCTGTGGCACTACCTTAAGCAAACAGCCCAAGACTCACAAGATATCTTGATGGGTACTTAA
- a CDS encoding FAD-dependent oxidoreductase — protein MNKSKVILITTLALIIGLFFLLGWDQYLNLDYIKSHQSEFEQNLTKSPWLTTITFFVAYVIITGASLPGAAILTLIAGALFGLVYGTLLVSFASTLGATLAFLSSRYLLRDKINKKFKQQLTTINQGIDNEGNFYLFGLRLVPIFPFFIVNLVMGVTSISTKRYFIVSQLGMLPGTLAFVFAGTQLGQVNDLSGLISAPLLAAFALLGVMPLLTKRLLDKLQANRIYRPYQRPKSFDYNLIVIGAGAGGLVSSYIGAAVNAKVALVEKHQMGGDCLNTGCVPSKALIKAAKFAHEVKKSEQLGFEQSTTTVNFAKIMARVHQVIKKIEPHDSVERYSKLGVDVKQATAHIVDPWTVEIDGKPFTTAQIIIATGARPFVPPISGLDQVNYLTSDNLWQLTELPQRLIVLGGGPIGSELTQAFARLGSQVSQVELFDRIMPREDPEVSEYIKQQFIDEGIDVLTNHQALRVEVTDGCQRLICQVQEREVAIEFDHILIAVGRSANTAGFGLEQLDITLRPNKTIAVNKYLQTNYPNIYAVGDVTGPYQFTHVAAHQAWYSAVNALFGRFKKFAVDYRVIPWATFVDPEVARVGLNETEAAEQGIDYCVTRYDIDDLDRAIADNQAKGWIKVITAGTTDKILGVTIVGHNASELLTEYVTAMKYNLGLNKILGTIHLYPTMSEANKYAAGVWKRNHAPQYILGLLKKYHNKVRS, from the coding sequence ATGAATAAATCAAAAGTCATCTTAATTACGACCTTGGCGCTTATTATAGGGCTATTCTTCTTATTAGGCTGGGATCAGTATCTCAACCTTGACTACATAAAAAGTCACCAAAGTGAATTCGAACAAAATTTAACCAAGTCTCCTTGGCTCACCACTATTACGTTCTTTGTCGCCTACGTCATCATAACTGGCGCTTCGTTGCCCGGCGCGGCGATCCTCACCCTAATTGCGGGTGCATTATTTGGCCTGGTATATGGCACGTTGTTAGTCTCATTTGCCAGTACGCTTGGCGCGACCCTAGCTTTTTTAAGTTCGCGCTATTTATTGCGCGACAAAATAAACAAAAAATTCAAACAGCAGCTAACTACCATCAACCAAGGCATAGATAATGAAGGTAACTTTTATTTATTTGGCCTGCGCTTAGTACCGATTTTCCCATTTTTTATCGTCAACTTGGTCATGGGGGTCACCTCAATTTCAACTAAACGTTATTTTATCGTCAGTCAATTAGGCATGTTACCTGGCACGCTAGCGTTTGTGTTTGCCGGCACCCAACTAGGTCAAGTAAACGATCTCAGTGGCCTTATTTCTGCGCCTTTATTAGCGGCATTTGCGCTATTAGGGGTAATGCCGTTGCTGACCAAGCGACTGCTCGACAAACTGCAAGCTAATCGTATTTATCGCCCTTATCAGCGACCTAAGTCTTTCGATTACAATCTTATTGTTATCGGTGCTGGTGCCGGTGGTTTAGTAAGCTCTTATATCGGCGCTGCTGTTAATGCTAAGGTTGCCCTCGTTGAAAAGCATCAAATGGGTGGCGACTGTCTTAATACTGGCTGCGTGCCATCAAAAGCCTTAATTAAAGCCGCCAAATTTGCCCATGAAGTAAAAAAGTCCGAGCAACTAGGCTTTGAACAATCAACAACCACGGTCAACTTCGCCAAGATCATGGCCCGCGTCCATCAAGTAATCAAAAAAATTGAACCCCATGACTCTGTTGAGCGCTATAGCAAGTTAGGTGTTGATGTAAAACAAGCAACCGCCCATATTGTTGATCCTTGGACAGTCGAGATTGATGGTAAGCCTTTCACGACCGCTCAAATCATTATTGCCACTGGCGCTAGACCTTTTGTGCCGCCAATCAGCGGGCTAGATCAAGTAAATTACCTGACGTCCGATAATTTGTGGCAATTAACCGAGCTGCCGCAGCGATTGATTGTTTTAGGCGGTGGTCCAATTGGCAGCGAGCTAACGCAAGCCTTTGCGCGATTGGGCAGTCAAGTCAGCCAAGTTGAATTGTTTGATCGGATCATGCCGCGTGAAGATCCCGAGGTTAGCGAATATATTAAGCAGCAATTTATTGATGAGGGCATCGACGTGCTAACTAATCATCAAGCGTTACGCGTTGAAGTAACTGACGGCTGCCAGCGGCTTATTTGTCAGGTTCAAGAACGAGAAGTGGCGATCGAATTTGATCACATTTTAATAGCAGTCGGCCGTAGTGCTAATACGGCTGGTTTTGGGCTAGAGCAGTTAGACATAACATTGCGGCCAAATAAAACCATTGCGGTCAATAAATATCTGCAAACCAATTATCCTAATATTTACGCCGTAGGCGATGTTACTGGCCCTTATCAATTTACCCATGTCGCGGCACATCAAGCGTGGTATAGCGCGGTCAACGCCTTATTTGGTCGATTCAAAAAGTTTGCGGTTGATTACCGAGTTATTCCTTGGGCGACCTTCGTTGATCCAGAAGTCGCCCGAGTAGGTCTTAATGAAACCGAGGCCGCTGAGCAAGGCATCGATTATTGTGTCACTCGGTATGATATTGATGATTTAGACCGCGCAATTGCCGACAACCAAGCCAAAGGCTGGATTAAAGTGATCACCGCAGGCACCACAGATAAAATACTCGGCGTCACTATTGTGGGTCACAACGCCAGTGAGTTGCTCACCGAGTACGTTACGGCAATGAAATATAATTTAGGCTTAAATAAAATTCTCGGCACGATTCACCTTTACCCTACGATGAGTGAAGCCAACAAATATGCTGCGGGGGTGTGGAAGCGCAATCACGCGCCGCAATATATCTTGGGCTTATTAAAGAAATACCATAACAAAGTAAGAAGCTAG
- the mraZ gene encoding division/cell wall cluster transcriptional repressor MraZ: MFRGTTAINLDVKGRLTMPTVYREVVRLQGEGKMVCTIDIKRPCLMLYPINQWQPIEEKLMLLSDFEPQEAAIKSLILGNANDCEMDKNGRVLLPAPLRQHADFDKKLMLVGKVNKFELWDETQWLAQTQEHLALVKSIDFSTSVRLKDLAL; encoded by the coding sequence ATGTTTCGTGGCACGACCGCTATTAATCTCGATGTAAAAGGACGCTTAACGATGCCAACTGTGTATCGCGAAGTAGTGCGCTTGCAAGGGGAAGGGAAAATGGTCTGTACTATCGATATTAAACGTCCTTGCTTGATGTTATATCCAATAAACCAATGGCAACCAATAGAAGAAAAATTGATGCTGTTGTCTGATTTTGAACCGCAAGAAGCGGCGATCAAGAGTTTAATTCTTGGTAATGCTAATGACTGCGAGATGGATAAAAATGGCCGGGTATTATTGCCGGCTCCATTAAGACAACATGCTGACTTTGATAAAAAATTAATGTTGGTTGGTAAAGTAAATAAATTTGAATTATGGGATGAAACTCAATGGTTGGCACAAACGCAAGAGCACTTAGCGTTAGTGAAATCGATTGATTTCAGCACATCAGTTCGCTTAAAGGATCTAGCACTTTAG